The genomic window ATGACCTCCGAGGTAATCGATCGGCGCGCGCATTCCTTCGATAGTCGCGGTCAGCCGGACAACACGGCGCCATCGAAGGAGAGTACCATGACCGACCCCGTCACCATCGCCCGACGCTACATCGAGCTCTGGAACGAACGCGCCGCCGGCCGCCGCCGCGAGCTGCTCCGCGAGAACTGGACGGCGGATGCGAACTATGTCGATCCCCTGATGAAGGGCGACGGCCAGGACGGCATCGACGCGCTGATCGCCGGCGTGCAGCAGCGCTTTCCCGATTTCAGATTCAAGCTGATCGGCGAGCCCAACGGCTACGGCGACCATGTGCGCTTCAGCTGGGGACTCGGCCCTGATGGTGTCGACAGCCCGATCAAGGGCACGGATTTTGCCGTGCTGAAGGACGGTCGGATCAGAAGCGTGACAGGATTCTTGGATCAAGTGCCCGCGGGGGCATGAGGTCTCTTACCCTCCCCTGGAGGGGGAGGGTCGGCTCACATTGAGCGCAGCGAAAATGTGAGGGTGGGGTGACAGTCTCTCCACGGCAGCGGTGCCCGAGTGGAGAGATCACCCCACCCCGCCCGCGCTACGCGCGCTCGACCCTCCCCCTCCAGGGGAGGGTAAGAAACAGTCCGCTGCTTCGGCTCTAACTGGCAACCGCCAACCGATACGCAGCCATCGCGTTCACACCAAACGCCTTCTCCCTCACCTGCGGACCAAGCTTCATCAAGCACGCTTCCAACGCACCCTTGATCTCGCCGTAGCTGCCCGCAAGCAGACACACCGGCCAGTCCGAGCCGAAGATCAACCGATCCTCGCCAAAGCATGTCGCGACATGTTGAACGAACGGAAACAGCCGCTCCGCATCCCAATCACCCCAAGCCGCTTCCGTCGCTAACCCTGAAATCTTGCACCAGACATTGCCGCAGGCGGCGAGCGCTTTGATGCGATCGGCCCATTCGTCGCTTCCATCATCGGCGATCGGCGGCTTGCCGGCGTGATCGAGCACGAAGCGTGCTTGCGGGAAGGCCTGGGCGGTTGCGATGGCCGAGGGCAGCTCGCGGGTTCGAACGAGGAGATCGTAGGCGAGATCGCGGGCGAACACCGCCGTGAGACCGCGCTGGACGTCTTCGCGGAGCAGCCAGTCGGGATCGGACTCGTCGTGCACCTGGTGGCGGATGCCGACCAGCTTGTCGCCACCGGGGGAGGCTCGCAGGCGATGAAGCGTCTCGTCAAGCGCACCGTCCGTCAGATCAGCCCAACCGACGACACCGACAACAGAGGGCGTCGCATCCGCGATGCGCAAGAATTCCTCGGTCTCCTCCAGCGCGGAGCGGCATTGCACCAGGATGCTGGCGTCGATGCCGTTGGCTTTCAGCAATGGTGCGAGATCGCCAGGACCGAAGGCACGGCGGATCGGCGCGAGCTCGTCCGCCTCCATCCAGGGATAATCGGCACGCGCCGGATCCCAGAAATGCTGGTGGCCGTCGATGATCATGGCTCACGCTCCGCCCGGCAGCGGCGCCCGCGCATCGACGAGGTTTCGCGCGCGCAGCTCCTGCCAGAAGGCCTGCGGCACCGCCGCCTCCGACATCGCGATGTTGTCGGCCACCTCGGCGGCATTGCGTGCGCCCATCACGGCGACTGTCACGGCCGGATGGGCCATGCAGAACTGCAGTGCTGCGGCCTTCAGCTCGGTGCCGTGCTTGCGGCAGAGCCCGTCGAGTTCGAGCGCCTGCGCGACGAGCGCGGCATCGGCGTCCTGATAATTGAACTTCGCGCTCGTGTGCGGATTGGCCAAGATGCCGCTGTTGTAGATGCCGCCGAGCAGGATGCTGATGTTCCTGGCTTGGCAGGCCGGAAACAGCGCATCCAGCGCGCCCTGATCGAGCAGCGTGTATCGGCCGGCGAGCAGAAAGCAGTCGACCGGCACGGCGTCGGCAAAGCGGACTGGCATCTCCGACTGGTTCATGCCGGCGCCGATCGCCTTGACCGTGCCGTCCTCGCGCAGGCGCTGCAGCGCGCGGAAGGCACCGGCGACGGCATCGTCATAATGATCGTCGGGATCATGCACGAGCAGGACGTCGACACGGTCGAGCCCGAGCCTGGCGAGGCTTTCCTCTACCGAGCGCATCACGCCGTCATGGCTGAAATCGAACACCGGCCGCTCGCGCGGCGTGCCCTTGTAGTGCTCGTCCTCGGCGGCACCGCCCTCCGGCGCGCGCAAGAGACGCCCGACTTTGGTCGAGATCGCATAGGATTCGCGCGGCTGCTGCTGCAGGAACGCG from Bradyrhizobium zhanjiangense includes these protein-coding regions:
- a CDS encoding nuclear transport factor 2 family protein, with protein sequence MTDPVTIARRYIELWNERAAGRRRELLRENWTADANYVDPLMKGDGQDGIDALIAGVQQRFPDFRFKLIGEPNGYGDHVRFSWGLGPDGVDSPIKGTDFAVLKDGRIRSVTGFLDQVPAGA
- a CDS encoding amidohydrolase family protein, whose amino-acid sequence is MIIDGHQHFWDPARADYPWMEADELAPIRRAFGPGDLAPLLKANGIDASILVQCRSALEETEEFLRIADATPSVVGVVGWADLTDGALDETLHRLRASPGGDKLVGIRHQVHDESDPDWLLREDVQRGLTAVFARDLAYDLLVRTRELPSAIATAQAFPQARFVLDHAGKPPIADDGSDEWADRIKALAACGNVWCKISGLATEAAWGDWDAERLFPFVQHVATCFGEDRLIFGSDWPVCLLAGSYGEIKGALEACLMKLGPQVREKAFGVNAMAAYRLAVAS
- a CDS encoding aldo/keto reductase, with the protein product MKRSRLGSLDVTSIGLGSAPLGGLFTPVSDADAQATIARAWSLGVRFFDTAPLYGFGLAERRLGAFLQQQPRESYAISTKVGRLLRAPEGGAAEDEHYKGTPRERPVFDFSHDGVMRSVEESLARLGLDRVDVLLVHDPDDHYDDAVAGAFRALQRLREDGTVKAIGAGMNQSEMPVRFADAVPVDCFLLAGRYTLLDQGALDALFPACQARNISILLGGIYNSGILANPHTSAKFNYQDADAALVAQALELDGLCRKHGTELKAAALQFCMAHPAVTVAVMGARNAAEVADNIAMSEAAVPQAFWQELRARNLVDARAPLPGGA